A region from the Hippoglossus hippoglossus isolate fHipHip1 chromosome 16, fHipHip1.pri, whole genome shotgun sequence genome encodes:
- the ccka gene encoding cholecystokinin, giving the protein MNVGICVCVLLAALSSGSLSLPSQSIPQRAEGEALLSDSLPSPSPNHTRQVRSAPAPPSGQLANYNQPQEDTDPRNGLSQLLARLISRKGSPHQARSSLTSRASGLSPAHRIKDRDYLGWMDFGRRSAEEYEYSS; this is encoded by the exons ATGAATGTaggtatctgtgtgtgtgttctactgGCTGCTCTGTCCAGCGGTTCCCTGAGTCTGCCCTCACAGTCCATC CCCCAGAGAGCTGAGGGTGAGGCTCTCCTGTCAGACAGCCTGCCCTCCCCCTCACCCAACCACACGCGTCAGGTCCGCTCAGCTCCAGCGCCCCCCTCAGGGCAGCTCGCCAACTACAACCAACCCCAGGAGGACACAGACCCTAGAAACGGCCTGAGCCAGCTACTGGCCAGACTCATCTCCAGGAAAG GCTCTCCCCACCAGGCCAGATCCTCCCTCACCAGCAGAGCCAGTGGTCTGTCCCCGGCCCACAGGATAAAGGACAGAGATTATCTCGGCTGGATGGACTTTGGGAGACGCAGTGCAGAGGAGTACGAATACTCCTCCTAA